The sequence below is a genomic window from Longimicrobium sp..
GGCGGCCGCGGGAACGGAGACGAGTGCCACCAGGGCGGCGGTTTCCAGGATCATCGCGGGAATCGGGAGCGGGTGCGGCAGGCTGGGTGACAGCCAGTATGGAGGTTTCGACCGCTGCGAGCAAGTGAGCATGGAGCCCGACCACCGTGCGTCGACCCGGCGCGCCCCCACCGGCACGAACATGGTACGACAGATCCGCATGGATGACGCCGATGGCGGCTCGGTAGAGACGGGCGGAGCGGTCGCGACCTCCGAGGTGCCGCGGTGGGGCTGGGGATTCGTGCTGGCGTGCGCCATCATCCCCGTGTTGACCGTGGGCGGGCTGGTGCCCATCGTCATCGGCGTCGCGGGAGCGACGAGCTGCTACCGCGTCTCCCGCGACTCGAGCATTCCGCCACGTGGGCGCATGCTGCGCTGCGCCGGCATCACCGCCGCGTGCTGGGCCGCGACGGCGGCGTTTCTGGCGGTGCTGGCCGCGGCCCTCTGATCCTCATCCCCCGTTCCCCCTCCTCGCCATGCCCTCGCTCCTCTGGTCCATCCGGCGCCACCTGGGGATCTCCCTCCCGCTCTTCGCCCTGTACGCGGTGGCGATCGTTCTGGCCACCAACGGCGTCGTGGACGGGCGCACCCTCGCGGTGCTGGGCGCCGTGCTCGTGTTGACGCTGCTCACCCCGGCGGCGGTGAGCGCGCTCAACCGACGGCATCTGCGGGGCAGCTGGAGCCCGGCGCTCGCCGAGGGCGAGCAGGTGCTTCACGACGGTCCGGCGGACCGCTACCAGGCGGGGTACTTCGGATGGCTGTTCCTCACCGACCGCAGGCTGGTGCTGTACCGCGTGGGCGGGATGGAGGACATGTCGGTGCCGCTGGCGCAGCTGGCGGAGGTGCGCGCCACCCGCTACGCCGGCATCTTCGCGACGGACCTGCGCCTGGAGCTGAGCGACGGAACGGTGGAGACGCTGCAGGTGGAGGGGAGCCGCGAGTGGGTGGAGAAACTGGAAGCGGCGCGCGCGGAAGCGGTCCGCGGCGGGCTCCCCGTCACGCCCTGATCATTGCGCCCACACCTCCTATTGCGTTAGGGTTCAACATCTTCCCTTCCGTCCCACCCGTGTTCGCCTGGCCCGCGGCACGCCCCCGAGCGCCCGGAGGTCCCATGGCCCGGTTCTGGACCCGCACCCGCAGCTTCCTGGTGGGCCTGTGGCTGGCCGTGGTGGCCGCCGAATTCATCGTGTTCTTCGCGGTGGAGCGCATCGACAATTCCTGGGTGCTGCTGCTGTTCGCGGCGGTGCTGGCCCTTCCGCTGATCGCCATCGACATGACGGTGCGCTGGGTCCGACGCCCGGCCCGCAAGCGATGGGAACGCTACGACGTCGCCGCCGGCGCGGCATCCGTGCGCACCGTCGTGGAGGCGCCGGTGGATCCCCCCGCCGAGGCGCCTCCCGCGGAACGCACGCCCGGACTCGCCTGACACTCGAGGCGAGAACCCCCGACCGCGCCAGCTACACGCTGGCTCTTCGAGTCCGTCCAAGGCGCAGGAGGTCCCTGGCGGTCTGAGGACCGGCGCGGCCCCACGCCCGGAGCGCGACGGCGCCCGCGACAACCGCCACGACCGTGGAGGCGGCGGCGTACGTCAGGATGTAAAGGGACAGCAGTCCGTAGCCGGGAACGTCGCTTTCCACCCACAGCAGCTCGATCGGCATCCCACCGATGGAAGGCTCGGGCCGCGCGGGAAAGCTCTTGTCGATCATGTCCCACAGGATTACCGCCATCGCGCCCACGCCTACGTGCGCCACGAACGCGTGGAGCGCCGTGCTTTGCAGCGGCCGCGCCGCTCGGCAACGGCGCGTGAACCGGGCCCAGGGCACCGTCTGCAGCACGACCAGCACCGCGGCCCAGAGCATGTTCAGCACGCCGCTCCACGGCTCGGGAAGCGGAGCCCACTGGCTCGCGCCGCACACCAGCATCCATCCGAAATACAGCAGAAGCACGCCCCCGATGAACGAGCTGTTCATGGATTCTCCTGTGGGCTTTCGTTCCAAACCGCGACGCGCACGACCGGAACAGGGCGGTCGCACGGCTATAACGAACCGGGCGGGCACGATTCTGCCGCCGCTGAGAGTGCAGACGAAAACCGCTTCCCCCACTTTCCGGGAACACATCGTTGATCCAATCCGACCCACGCACCCGCACCGAAATCCTGCAGGCGCTCGGCCACGTGCAGGCCGAGGTCGCGTCGTACTTCGGCTCGCTCGGCGGCGAGTTCAACCAGCGAACAGGGGACGCGTGGACGCCCGCCGAGCACCTGAAGCACCTCGTCACCTCCGTGAACGCGGTGGCGCGGGGGCTCGCGGCGCCCAAGCTGCTGCTGCGCCTGCGCTTAGGGCGGGCGCGCGCGCCGTCGCGGTCGTACGCGCAGGTCCGCGACACGTACCGCGCGGCGCTCGCGGCCGGCGGCAGGGCGTCGGGCGCGTTCGTGCCCCCGCCCGAGGTCGTGTCCAGCGACGACGCCGGCCAGCGCAGGGCCGAGATCCTGGCGCGCTGGGACCGGGCGAATGCTCGGCTGCGCGACGCGCTGGAAGGCTGGAGCGAGGCGCAGCTGGATGGCATCCGCCTGCCACACCCGCTGCTGGGCCGCCTGACGACGCGCGAGATGCTGTTCTTTACCCTGTACCACAACCAGCACCACGTCGCCGCGGTCCAGCGGCGCCTGGCCGGTGAGGCCGCGCGATGAAAGGGAAGCCGAACGCCGCGCTGCTGCTGTCCATGCTGACGGCCGCCTCTGCGTCGACGCTTTTCTGCTGATGGCGATGCTGTCCTGGGATCATTTCTTCGATGCCGTCGCTTGGCTGAGCATCGTCCTGGGGGGGGCAAGCCGTCCTGGGTGCACGGGCGAATGAATTCGCTGCAACAACCACACGAAGTCCGCCTTCGCGGACTGGCTTGCTGTGGTGCAGGGGCTGGGGTGTGGCGCGTCCGTGGTCGGCCGATGACGGGTGTATTCTACGGCGCGGCAACGTGCCCGGTCGAACGGATTTCAACATTTCGGCGCCCGCACCGCTGATCGTAGGGCACCCTGTCCGGGGTTGACATTCTTTCTGCTCCTCGGCTACAATTCGGGACACGGGCCCGTCGCGTCAACCCCTCCCAGACGCGCCCGGCAGCTCAGGTTCCGCTGCAGAATGCCCCTGTCTCCACCGCTCCGTTCTTCGCGGTTCGATCTGCCTGCCCCCGGTTCTTCATGACCTGCCAACAGTGCCGCCGCGCGATTGCCGACGATGCCGTGTTCTGC
It includes:
- a CDS encoding DinB family protein; protein product: MIQSDPRTRTEILQALGHVQAEVASYFGSLGGEFNQRTGDAWTPAEHLKHLVTSVNAVARGLAAPKLLLRLRLGRARAPSRSYAQVRDTYRAALAAGGRASGAFVPPPEVVSSDDAGQRRAEILARWDRANARLRDALEGWSEAQLDGIRLPHPLLGRLTTREMLFFTLYHNQHHVAAVQRRLAGEAAR